A genome region from Flammeovirga agarivorans includes the following:
- a CDS encoding sensor histidine kinase — protein sequence MINLRIYIFFLLLPTSFVTKAAGISFSFYSLNNQEELSLMEVEEQNNIWTEEEPYLMHDGGNITRWYKVEISSKSNSIYYLTVEVPIFNTLQIYEKSNLEKGFKNYNCSIGVTDGIEIDQEFGVPIQFKEGEQKVFYFKIQSYSTFLSSKIDFVTPNTYQDNLENKFLFKQTSRVIICGLLFLAALLGVISSLRIYLYNLIGIFGAIIFAESEIGYFLTFLSGENEIFIYDIRIIGNGLFVIFSTVFNYKIIFSENQPIPKDLKIIIALQVALTIIVLIVQHFVLVENVTLRLLVQMSISLALLNFILNIRYIYIGCRQKIPAAKIAFFCYVSTVLLLTFFVSMPHLGILPHFLAIDYVYYMILTFDTGTFFLLLLQFVYSKYRQKSILELEEQQLLQQYSKAIIKGKEKERIRIGRELHDFVGGNLSLINKAQNLSQEEIKEILKMTATEVEELSQGLMKEEMIDKVTFETLFFNLVERFHTEKMHCFVQFEGEDFDSIPPVFINQLYRISQELLSNAKKHSMASLLIIVFKIDTRKNKLSIHYNDNGIGLPVEKSKTKGMGMMNITNRVKEIGGYLTITSNTGGTNIIISEISL from the coding sequence ATGATTAACTTAAGGATATATATTTTCTTTTTACTACTTCCTACCTCCTTTGTAACGAAGGCTGCTGGTATCTCATTTTCTTTTTATTCATTGAATAATCAGGAAGAGTTATCACTAATGGAAGTTGAGGAACAGAATAATATATGGACTGAAGAAGAACCCTACTTAATGCATGATGGCGGAAATATCACAAGATGGTATAAGGTTGAGATTTCTTCAAAATCCAATAGTATTTATTACCTAACTGTAGAAGTTCCTATATTCAACACATTGCAGATTTATGAAAAATCAAACCTAGAGAAAGGATTTAAAAATTATAATTGCAGTATAGGAGTGACGGATGGTATAGAGATTGACCAAGAATTTGGAGTTCCTATTCAATTTAAAGAGGGTGAACAAAAAGTCTTTTATTTTAAAATACAATCTTACAGTACTTTTTTGTCGAGTAAAATAGATTTTGTAACACCCAACACTTATCAAGATAATTTAGAAAATAAGTTTCTTTTTAAACAGACATCTAGAGTAATCATTTGTGGTTTATTATTTCTAGCCGCTTTATTAGGTGTAATTTCAAGCCTTCGAATTTATCTCTATAATCTCATTGGAATTTTTGGGGCTATTATTTTTGCAGAGTCAGAAATTGGTTATTTCTTAACGTTTTTATCTGGAGAGAATGAGATCTTTATTTATGATATTAGAATTATAGGTAATGGTCTTTTTGTCATCTTTAGTACTGTCTTTAATTACAAGATTATCTTCTCAGAAAACCAACCAATTCCGAAGGATCTAAAAATAATCATAGCACTTCAAGTTGCATTAACGATTATCGTATTGATTGTGCAACATTTTGTATTGGTAGAGAATGTTACCTTAAGGCTTTTGGTTCAGATGTCGATTTCTTTAGCGTTATTGAACTTTATCCTAAATATCAGATACATTTATATAGGTTGTAGACAAAAGATCCCAGCAGCGAAAATTGCATTCTTTTGTTATGTATCAACAGTACTATTATTGACCTTCTTTGTATCCATGCCACATCTAGGTATTCTTCCACATTTTCTAGCAATAGATTATGTCTATTATATGATTCTTACGTTTGATACGGGTACTTTTTTCTTACTTCTTCTTCAGTTTGTTTATTCAAAATATAGACAAAAATCAATACTTGAATTAGAAGAACAACAACTTTTACAACAGTATTCAAAAGCTATTATTAAAGGTAAAGAGAAGGAGAGAATCCGTATTGGTAGAGAATTGCATGACTTTGTAGGTGGAAACCTTTCTTTAATTAATAAAGCACAAAATTTATCTCAAGAAGAGATTAAAGAAATTCTAAAAATGACAGCTACAGAAGTAGAAGAATTGTCACAGGGTCTTATGAAAGAAGAAATGATTGATAAGGTTACTTTCGAAACTCTATTCTTTAATCTTGTGGAAAGGTTTCATACAGAGAAAATGCACTGTTTCGTTCAATTTGAAGGAGAGGACTTTGATAGTATTCCTCCAGTTTTTATCAACCAATTGTATAGAATTTCTCAAGAACTTCTATCTAATGCCAAAAAGCATAGTATGGCGAGTTTATTAATTATCGTCTTCAAAATAGATACCCGAAAAAATAAACTATCGATTCATTATAACGACAATGGTATAGGACTACCTGTGGAAAAAAGTAAGACAAAAGGCATGGGTATGATGAATATTACAAATAGAGTAAAAGAAATCGGAGGTTATCTCACTATTACATCCAATACAGGAGGAACAAATATTATTATTTCTGAAATTTCTCTTTAA
- a CDS encoding helix-turn-helix transcriptional regulator, giving the protein MPINKNAQIRYNTLDRCFSNSGKRYFLEDLIEECNKALSELDPNSSGIRKRQIYDDIRFMESEAGYKVDLLKEKYGRKTYYRYKNPKFSISNQPINEKEANQLRSALTVLSRFEGLPQFEWVKELKTKLESTFVLESDVEIIGFDSNIDLVGLEYLAELFDAIYYKKVIDIKYKPFSDGEIIDFTIHPYYLKQYNNRWFLLGQDERFSTITNIALDRIEAVTLIEKNYVENINIDFNEFFEDIIGVTRNDAPSILIEFFVEKERADYVKTKPLHGTQKLKQEDERGSTFSIDVIPNKELETQIFSFGDALTVLSPASFREKMKERIERLFRAYK; this is encoded by the coding sequence ATGCCTATAAATAAAAATGCACAAATCCGTTATAATACTTTAGACCGTTGTTTTAGTAACTCCGGTAAAAGGTATTTTTTGGAAGATTTGATTGAAGAGTGCAATAAAGCTTTGAGTGAGTTAGATCCAAATTCTTCTGGTATCCGCAAAAGACAGATTTATGATGATATCCGTTTTATGGAAAGTGAAGCAGGGTATAAGGTTGATTTGCTAAAGGAGAAATACGGACGAAAAACCTATTATCGATATAAAAACCCTAAGTTTTCTATATCAAATCAACCAATAAATGAAAAAGAAGCCAATCAGCTGAGAAGTGCTTTAACCGTACTTAGTAGGTTCGAAGGGTTACCACAATTTGAGTGGGTGAAAGAATTGAAGACAAAATTAGAATCAACATTTGTCTTAGAGTCTGATGTAGAGATCATTGGTTTTGATAGTAATATTGATCTGGTAGGACTCGAATACCTTGCCGAATTATTTGATGCTATCTATTATAAAAAAGTAATAGACATAAAATATAAACCGTTTAGTGATGGAGAAATTATTGACTTTACAATTCACCCATACTACCTGAAGCAGTACAATAATAGATGGTTCCTCTTAGGACAAGACGAACGTTTTTCGACAATAACTAATATTGCCCTGGATAGGATTGAAGCGGTAACATTGATTGAGAAGAATTATGTTGAGAACATAAATATTGATTTCAATGAGTTTTTTGAAGACATCATTGGTGTAACAAGAAATGATGCCCCCTCAATACTGATCGAGTTTTTTGTTGAAAAAGAAAGGGCTGATTATGTAAAAACCAAGCCTTTACATGGTACCCAAAAGCTAAAACAGGAGGATGAAAGAGGCTCAACATTTTCTATTGACGTAATCCCTAATAAAGAATTGGAAACTCAAATATTTTCTTTTGGTGACGCTTTGACTGTGCTATCTCCTGCATCATTTCGAGAGAAAATGAAAGAAAGGATTGAAAGACTATTTAGAGCTTACAAGTAA
- a CDS encoding chalcone isomerase family protein: MIRRFFVLTFLGAIILTNSFAQTSYKVNLLFNIDFPDQVTIENDKFILNGEGSYIQGVHKLFACGLYVKEKSDDPVKIIYSEDTKIFELVVTTTQFQSQKTIDEIKNLHEENKDLLKKGEITTLISNVKNADVALPSNFVESVNFFEKAFDGANRGNTDDYHGYIEEFIQLFEDKNLLEDHYRLTFLGENRVIIYKNSQKVMDVQDKAFPKALFNIFIGNDATNKRLKGNLLHTAS, translated from the coding sequence ATGATACGTCGATTTTTTGTACTCACTTTTTTAGGGGCAATTATTTTAACCAATTCTTTCGCACAAACTTCCTATAAAGTGAACTTACTTTTCAATATTGATTTTCCAGATCAAGTAACAATTGAAAATGATAAATTTATACTAAATGGAGAGGGTAGTTATATTCAAGGTGTACATAAGTTATTCGCTTGTGGCCTTTATGTAAAAGAGAAAAGTGATGACCCTGTAAAAATCATCTATTCTGAGGATACAAAAATTTTTGAACTCGTTGTCACAACCACACAATTTCAATCTCAAAAAACGATTGATGAGATCAAAAACTTGCATGAAGAAAATAAAGACTTACTGAAGAAAGGTGAAATCACGACACTAATTAGTAACGTAAAAAATGCTGATGTAGCATTACCTAGTAATTTTGTGGAATCAGTTAACTTCTTTGAGAAAGCATTTGATGGAGCCAATAGAGGGAATACCGATGATTACCATGGGTATATTGAAGAATTCATTCAATTATTTGAAGATAAAAATCTATTGGAAGACCACTACAGATTAACGTTTTTGGGAGAAAATAGAGTAATTATTTACAAAAACTCCCAAAAAGTTATGGATGTGCAAGACAAGGCGTTTCCAAAAGCATTATTCAATATATTTATTGGTAATGATGCTACTAACAAACGACTCAAAGGGAATCTATTACATACTGCTTCATAA
- a CDS encoding UbiA family prenyltransferase, which yields MELKNTLTLLRIPFSFYLMPIYFFALSQTMVVNWEYAISVFFILHLLIYPASNGYNSYEDKDTESIGGLEKPPESTPLLFKITLLMDFIGLAWSYILNIEFGILVTTYVLMSRMYSSRKIRLKKYPFLGFLTVFIFQGFWTFWMVYCGVDGTNISFFKTDLPFAAIASSLMVGGAYPLSQIYQHKQDKESGDVTISMLLGIKGTFIFSMILFSIAGGILFYYFNTLFHGSFLVFAGCLLPVLLWFNIWMFKTWSNPEEASFRNLMRMNNISGFCMNTCYIILLIQNHTELLQL from the coding sequence ATGGAACTTAAAAACACACTGACTCTACTTCGAATACCGTTCTCATTCTATTTAATGCCAATCTATTTTTTTGCATTAAGTCAAACGATGGTCGTAAATTGGGAGTATGCCATTAGTGTGTTTTTTATTCTTCATTTACTGATATATCCAGCAAGTAATGGTTACAATAGCTATGAAGACAAAGATACGGAGAGTATAGGTGGTTTAGAGAAACCTCCAGAATCTACTCCACTCTTATTTAAAATCACTTTATTAATGGATTTTATTGGCTTAGCCTGGAGTTATATTCTCAATATTGAGTTTGGTATATTAGTTACTACTTATGTTTTAATGTCAAGAATGTATAGCAGTAGAAAAATACGACTCAAAAAATATCCTTTTCTTGGCTTTCTCACTGTATTTATCTTTCAAGGGTTTTGGACCTTTTGGATGGTCTATTGTGGAGTAGATGGCACAAATATCTCATTCTTTAAAACAGATCTTCCATTTGCTGCAATAGCATCTTCGCTAATGGTCGGAGGAGCTTATCCATTATCTCAAATATATCAACATAAACAGGATAAAGAGAGTGGTGATGTTACCATCAGTATGTTACTTGGAATTAAAGGGACATTTATTTTTTCAATGATATTATTCTCCATTGCAGGAGGTATCCTATTTTATTATTTCAACACTCTTTTTCATGGTTCTTTTTTAGTCTTTGCAGGATGCCTATTGCCAGTACTTTTATGGTTCAACATATGGATGTTTAAAACTTGGTCAAATCCTGAAGAAGCAAGTTTCAGAAACCTAATGAGAATGAATAATATTTCTGGCTTCTGTATGAACACCTGCTATATAATTCTACTTATTCAAAACCATACTGAACTGTTACAGTTATAA
- a CDS encoding type III polyketide synthase gives MTYIHSIGIARPQNRYPQEDLLSFMMSAIPKDKVREQRLLKMISHKSGIQERYSVLDNLYDFFDGETPTLEDRLEKFNKSAVPLAVEAVKNCIPEDQLKEITHLVTISCTGISAPGIDIDLIKALSLSSKTTRTTVNFMGCYAALHGLRIADQICHTNKNAKVLLVDVELCSLHYQNRYEEDHLMANTLFGDGAAALFISNSTTEKSLFKIDKFASRLAINAYDEMAWTVSRSGFQMRLSNYVPDIIEKDIQNLITDVIQEEEVDQEKLTWAFHPGGVRILQSIARAINVDKEEFNHSYEVLTENGNMSSVTILHVLDKLTNKNCKEKIFAAGFGPGLTMEAMLLTKISA, from the coding sequence ATGACTTACATTCATTCTATTGGGATAGCTAGACCCCAAAATAGATATCCTCAAGAAGACCTATTATCTTTTATGATGTCTGCAATTCCTAAAGATAAAGTGAGAGAACAAAGGTTATTAAAAATGATCTCTCATAAATCAGGAATTCAAGAACGATATAGTGTTTTAGATAACCTATATGATTTTTTTGACGGGGAGACTCCAACATTAGAAGACAGACTTGAAAAATTTAATAAAAGTGCAGTTCCATTGGCTGTGGAAGCTGTGAAAAATTGTATTCCAGAAGATCAATTAAAAGAAATTACACATTTAGTGACGATATCATGTACGGGAATTTCAGCTCCAGGTATTGATATCGACCTTATTAAAGCATTATCACTTTCCTCAAAAACGACCCGAACAACTGTAAATTTTATGGGTTGTTATGCAGCTTTACATGGATTAAGAATCGCTGATCAAATATGTCATACAAATAAAAACGCCAAAGTACTGCTTGTAGATGTAGAGTTATGTTCATTACACTATCAGAACAGATATGAAGAAGATCATTTAATGGCTAATACTCTTTTCGGAGATGGAGCAGCTGCATTATTTATAAGTAATTCTACTACAGAGAAATCACTATTTAAAATTGACAAGTTTGCATCTCGATTAGCCATCAATGCTTATGACGAAATGGCTTGGACGGTTTCTAGATCTGGTTTTCAGATGAGGTTGAGCAATTATGTTCCAGATATTATAGAAAAAGATATTCAGAACTTAATTACTGATGTTATTCAGGAAGAGGAGGTAGATCAAGAAAAATTAACTTGGGCATTCCATCCTGGAGGAGTGAGAATTTTACAAAGTATTGCTAGGGCCATTAATGTTGATAAAGAAGAGTTTAATCACTCTTATGAAGTTCTTACTGAAAATGGAAATATGTCTTCTGTAACCATATTACATGTTTTAGATAAGTTGACGAATAAAAACTGTAAAGAAAAGATTTTTGCTGCAGGTTTTGGTCCGGGTTTAACTATGGAAGCAATGCTACTAACAAAAATTTCCGCATGA
- a CDS encoding methyltransferase domain-containing protein, which yields MIDLSVRSNQLELLDQPDIPTPDLYQNLKELHTINTLLGGYQVMLKGVEYFLQKYPQKEVTILDIGSGGGDTLKVIHQQFGKKFKLKLIGVDLKGDCINYSRENCKDLPIEFIESDYRDLLKQENDFDIIVSSLFCHHLKENDLVSLFQWMRNNAKMGGVVNDLHRHHLAYYSIKWITQVASSSYLVKNDACLSVARSFRKEDWKKIFQQSNIKAFRMKWMWAFRWLITFDTKENV from the coding sequence ATGATCGATTTATCAGTAAGAAGTAACCAACTTGAGTTATTGGATCAACCCGATATACCGACTCCTGATTTGTATCAAAATCTAAAAGAGTTACATACCATAAATACCTTATTAGGTGGTTATCAGGTGATGTTGAAAGGTGTGGAGTATTTTCTTCAAAAATACCCTCAAAAAGAAGTGACAATACTAGATATAGGATCTGGAGGAGGTGATACACTAAAAGTAATTCATCAACAATTTGGTAAAAAATTTAAGCTAAAGTTGATAGGAGTTGACCTTAAAGGCGATTGTATTAATTACTCAAGAGAAAACTGTAAAGATTTACCTATCGAATTTATTGAATCAGATTACAGAGATTTATTAAAACAGGAAAACGATTTTGATATTATTGTAAGCAGTCTATTCTGTCATCATTTAAAAGAAAACGACTTGGTTTCACTTTTTCAATGGATGAGAAATAATGCGAAAATGGGAGGTGTTGTAAATGATCTGCACAGGCATCATTTAGCATATTACAGCATTAAATGGATTACTCAAGTAGCATCATCCTCTTATCTAGTTAAAAATGATGCTTGCCTCTCTGTAGCAAGAAGTTTTCGAAAAGAAGATTGGAAAAAGATTTTTCAACAATCAAATATTAAAGCTTTTAGAATGAAATGGATGTGGGCATTTCGTTGGTTGATCACTTTTGATACTAAAGAAAATGTATGA
- a CDS encoding NAD(P)/FAD-dependent oxidoreductase, with the protein MYDVIIIGGGLGGLTLSIQLAKSGWNTLLIEQKKYPFHRVCGEYISDEAWGFLNRLGIDHVDLKLPQINKLKVSAVDGTTLEAALTVGGKGISRYLLDHQLYQIAIDSGVTVHTSEKVTDLSKENNSWFIKTNKSDYLSRVVIGAFGKRSLLDKLLQRDYIKKAPLNYRLKNFIGVKYHLRGEFPDDVIELHNFRGGYCGISKVEEDKICMCFLSRGSNLKEVHTLDEIEKKYLSQNPFLKKYLQYERLWDKPLSIAQVDFSNKKLIENEIPMLGDAAGLIAPLCGNGMSMAMQASVILHKELDNYLHQHISWNNLKYNYTTQWKDTFHHRLKTGRFIQRLFGDNMTTNILLRSLKFSPFITEKIIRSTHGNPF; encoded by the coding sequence ATGTATGATGTCATTATAATCGGAGGAGGTCTTGGTGGTTTAACCTTAAGTATTCAATTGGCAAAATCTGGTTGGAATACGTTGCTCATCGAACAAAAAAAATATCCCTTTCATCGAGTATGTGGTGAATACATCAGTGATGAGGCTTGGGGCTTTTTAAATCGATTGGGAATAGATCATGTTGACTTAAAGTTACCCCAAATTAATAAGTTAAAAGTTAGTGCTGTTGATGGAACTACGCTTGAGGCTGCTCTAACAGTTGGAGGTAAAGGCATTTCTCGATATTTATTGGACCATCAATTATACCAAATCGCTATTGATAGTGGGGTGACAGTACATACTTCTGAAAAAGTGACAGACCTTTCAAAAGAAAACAATAGTTGGTTTATTAAAACAAATAAATCAGATTATCTGTCTAGAGTTGTGATTGGTGCATTTGGTAAACGGTCTTTATTAGACAAGCTTTTACAACGTGATTATATCAAAAAAGCTCCTTTGAATTACAGGCTCAAGAATTTTATCGGAGTGAAATATCATTTAAGAGGTGAATTTCCTGATGATGTTATTGAACTGCATAATTTTCGAGGAGGGTATTGTGGAATCTCTAAAGTAGAAGAAGATAAAATATGTATGTGTTTTCTTTCTAGAGGAAGTAATCTAAAGGAAGTACATACGCTCGATGAAATTGAAAAAAAGTATTTATCTCAGAACCCCTTTTTAAAAAAATACCTCCAATACGAACGTTTATGGGATAAACCACTAAGTATTGCTCAAGTTGATTTTTCTAATAAAAAATTGATAGAAAATGAAATACCAATGTTGGGGGATGCAGCAGGTTTAATTGCTCCATTATGTGGTAACGGGATGAGTATGGCGATGCAGGCTTCTGTGATTCTTCACAAAGAGTTAGACAATTATTTACATCAACATATCTCATGGAATAATTTGAAGTACAATTATACAACACAATGGAAGGATACATTTCACCACCGTTTAAAAACAGGAAGGTTTATTCAACGATTATTTGGAGATAATATGACGACCAATATCCTACTAAGAAGCTTAAAATTTAGCCCTTTTATTACTGAAAAAATTATACGTTCTACCCATGGTAATCCTTTCTAA
- a CDS encoding leucine-rich repeat domain-containing protein, whose protein sequence is MQLNKFILLFSLLLTPFLNNAQTNRANKNLYFDLEALKEDEVFHDLSSAIKKPFKVRVLDLSNRALNTLPKEVSTFPNLECIDISYNQFTSLPEVLLQMDLKVLFINGNDIKSLPKKAKTLKNTVIIASGNPITKEAQKLAYKSYKSLFFSKYTAFERIGLGIYPGLNLSLNEAINDSLNAISGIQSLEEQKCINNKLYEFTGIGRLIISNTSLCHSEKKLGNFIELSSLQIINSSINLSTVPFYKLLGLKELFFESTEIIGQLSSSLSCIEGLEYLHISNSKVSQDDLMDLQNKLPYLEIIVDKN, encoded by the coding sequence ATGCAACTCAATAAATTTATACTACTATTCTCTCTATTACTAACTCCTTTTCTCAATAATGCTCAAACCAATAGAGCAAATAAAAACTTATACTTTGATTTGGAAGCTTTAAAAGAAGATGAAGTTTTTCATGATCTTTCTAGTGCAATCAAAAAACCATTTAAAGTAAGGGTTTTAGATCTTTCTAATAGAGCACTTAATACGTTACCAAAAGAAGTAAGTACATTTCCCAATCTAGAATGTATTGATATCTCTTACAATCAATTTACTTCTCTACCTGAAGTGTTGCTACAAATGGATCTTAAAGTATTGTTTATCAATGGTAACGATATCAAATCTTTACCCAAAAAGGCTAAAACATTAAAAAATACAGTAATTATTGCTTCAGGGAATCCTATTACTAAAGAAGCTCAAAAGCTAGCTTACAAAAGCTATAAATCTTTATTTTTTAGTAAGTATACTGCCTTTGAAAGAATTGGCCTTGGTATATACCCTGGATTAAATCTTTCATTAAATGAAGCCATCAATGATTCATTAAATGCCATTTCTGGAATCCAAAGTTTAGAAGAACAGAAGTGTATCAATAATAAGTTGTACGAATTTACTGGAATTGGGCGACTGATTATTAGTAATACAAGTCTTTGTCACTCTGAAAAAAAACTAGGAAATTTTATTGAACTGTCTTCACTTCAAATTATAAATTCGTCCATTAATTTATCTACTGTCCCCTTTTATAAACTGCTGGGATTAAAAGAACTCTTCTTTGAATCTACCGAGATTATTGGTCAACTTTCTTCTTCATTGTCTTGTATTGAAGGACTCGAGTACCTTCATATCAGCAACAGCAAAGTATCTCAAGATGATTTGATGGATTTACAAAATAAACTCCCCTATTTAGAAATTATAGTCGATAAAAATTAA
- a CDS encoding manganese-dependent inorganic pyrophosphatase, which yields MSFQLSFPKDALFVGHKNPDTDCTCSAIAAANLWGGTPIVQGEINPETTFVLEQFGVEVPAFEDNFSGKNVVVVDHNQTTQSAASVVEANILSIIDHHAVQDNFFFQKGPIHIDMRTVASCCTIIADYYEEMNVEITKQMAGVMLGGILSDTLGLTVPHTTDIDREIAAKLAKIAGVENVEDFAQQMLIAKSDLSKYTAAEILNLDYKDFIFGDIKIGFGVCESLLIDKVIAKHDEISAAMQENKKNGYNAIFFAYVDLTTNNSVIIGADDADFKVLEEAYGVTKGDLGVALAGKISRKNDFIPPVSAFYNK from the coding sequence ATGAGTTTTCAACTATCTTTTCCAAAAGACGCTTTATTTGTAGGGCATAAAAACCCAGATACAGACTGTACTTGTTCTGCTATTGCAGCTGCAAATTTATGGGGAGGTACACCAATCGTTCAAGGTGAAATCAACCCTGAAACAACATTTGTATTAGAGCAATTTGGTGTAGAAGTACCTGCTTTTGAAGATAATTTTTCAGGAAAGAATGTAGTTGTTGTTGATCATAACCAAACTACTCAATCTGCTGCTTCTGTTGTTGAGGCAAATATCTTATCAATCATCGATCACCACGCGGTTCAAGATAATTTCTTCTTCCAAAAAGGGCCAATCCATATTGATATGCGTACAGTAGCTTCTTGTTGTACAATTATCGCTGATTACTACGAAGAAATGAACGTAGAAATCACAAAGCAGATGGCCGGTGTGATGTTAGGAGGTATTCTTTCTGATACTTTAGGTTTAACAGTACCACATACTACTGATATTGATAGAGAAATTGCTGCAAAGTTAGCTAAAATCGCTGGTGTGGAAAACGTTGAGGATTTTGCACAACAAATGTTGATCGCCAAGTCTGATTTATCAAAATATACTGCAGCTGAAATCTTAAACTTAGATTACAAAGATTTTATCTTCGGTGATATTAAAATTGGTTTTGGTGTTTGTGAAAGCTTACTAATTGACAAAGTAATTGCAAAACATGATGAGATTTCTGCTGCAATGCAAGAAAATAAGAAGAATGGTTACAATGCCATTTTCTTTGCATACGTAGACCTTACTACAAACAATTCTGTAATTATCGGTGCAGACGATGCAGACTTTAAAGTTTTAGAGGAGGCATACGGTGTAACTAAAGGTGATTTAGGTGTTGCTTTAGCAGGAAAAATTTCTCGTAAGAATGATTTTATTCCTCCAGTATCTGCTTTTTATAACAAATAG
- a CDS encoding winged helix-turn-helix domain-containing protein: MIDFNDQLYTTFQEESKQNIPKYVQLSNTFKSLIKMGILKADDRMPSFNELIISLDVSKDTIEKAYKILKDEHFVISVRGKGTFVMSSSSMGKVKVLLIFNKMSNSKKKMYEAFVKTSENHLETDILMHNGSLHRLKKILAEQKNNYHYFGIIPIFNQVSDYDVDQALKIIPKHQLLLLGRAENNLTEELPSVYEDFAEDIFNILQQNIKNILPFSKLHLVIAKDSSRSLKDIWSGFVRFCIHFNLPYTVTTTFESNTIEKDSLYIVTDDEDLANIVKDSRANNYKLGQEIGIISYNDSPLKEIIDGGITIISASFKDMGKIAALQIIDKHLEKVKVPFIMKRRGSF; the protein is encoded by the coding sequence ATGATAGACTTTAACGATCAGCTATATACCACTTTTCAAGAGGAGAGTAAACAAAATATACCAAAGTATGTTCAACTAAGTAATACTTTCAAATCACTAATTAAGATGGGGATTTTGAAGGCTGATGATCGTATGCCTTCATTTAATGAGCTGATTATTAGTTTAGATGTGTCGAAGGATACGATTGAAAAAGCTTACAAGATTCTAAAAGATGAACACTTTGTAATTAGTGTAAGAGGAAAAGGCACCTTTGTGATGAGTAGTTCTTCCATGGGTAAAGTAAAAGTTTTATTGATTTTCAATAAAATGAGTAACTCCAAAAAGAAGATGTACGAAGCCTTTGTGAAAACTTCCGAAAATCACTTAGAAACAGATATTCTAATGCATAATGGTAGTCTTCATCGACTAAAAAAGATATTAGCTGAACAGAAAAACAACTATCATTATTTTGGGATCATTCCAATCTTTAATCAAGTATCTGACTATGATGTAGATCAAGCATTAAAAATCATTCCAAAGCACCAATTATTATTATTGGGTAGAGCTGAAAACAATCTTACTGAAGAGTTACCTAGTGTTTATGAAGACTTTGCAGAAGATATCTTCAATATTCTTCAACAAAACATTAAGAACATCCTTCCCTTCTCAAAATTACATTTAGTGATTGCTAAGGATAGTTCGAGATCTTTAAAAGATATTTGGTCTGGATTTGTTAGGTTCTGTATTCATTTTAATCTCCCTTATACAGTTACTACCACCTTTGAAAGTAATACCATAGAAAAAGATTCCCTCTATATTGTTACAGATGATGAAGATCTTGCAAATATTGTAAAAGATAGTAGAGCCAATAATTATAAATTAGGCCAAGAGATTGGAATAATTTCGTACAATGATTCTCCCTTAAAAGAAATTATCGATGGGGGTATTACGATCATTTCTGCATCCTTTAAGGATATGGGTAAAATTGCAGCACTACAGATAATAGATAAGCACTTAGAGAAAGTGAAGGTTCCTTTTATTATGAAAAGAAGAGGTTCATTCTAA